A window of Argopecten irradians isolate NY chromosome 14, Ai_NY, whole genome shotgun sequence contains these coding sequences:
- the LOC138308113 gene encoding uncharacterized protein codes for MKESLFHLQTYRLRDISDAILDDPRPLKYRNNPGYTSYVHNAAINYCSQSSMDMAMRYLIPVADLQTAAKDHDYLELPFTQHMVDRAQKVTERQAQDIQNDTKLQAKSQAWIHNRKWRVTASKFGDVTHATSRRNMEKLCSSILSSKPIIKKSVFHGKAYERKAITKFEQKTGLKVKKCGLFVDKDYPYLGATPDGIITEEDKKAIVEVKCPYSGRNESIKPGPHFNFLKYDENGQIVLNVHSKYYDQIQGQMLLSKHQLCYFVVYTSGI; via the exons ATGAAG GAAAGCCTGTTCCATCTGCAGACATACCGACTAAGAGATATTTCTGATGCCATACTAGATGACCCAAGACCACTTAAATACCGAAACAACCCTGGATACACATCATATGTTCATAATGCTGCAATCAACTATTGCTCACAATCTTCAATGGATATGGCCATGAGATATTTGATTCCAGTTGCTGATTTACAG ACAGCAGCTAAAGACCATGATTACCTAGAACTTCCATTCACACAACACATGGTTGACAGAGCACAGAAG GTAACGGAGAGACAAGCACAGGACATCCAGAATGACACAAAACTACAAGCAAAGTCACAAGCTTGGATCCATAATAGAAAGTGGAGGGTTACTGCTTCAAAGTTTGGGGATGTGACTCATGCTACCTCAAGACGCAACATGGAGAAATTGTGTTCATCTATTTTATCTTCAAAGcctatcataaaaaaatctgtGTTTCATGGAAAGGCATACGAGAGGAAGGCAATTACTAAGTTTGAACAGAAAACCGGTTTGAAGGTCAAGAAATGTGGACTTTTTGTTGACAAGGACTATCCGTACTTAGGTGCAACACCTGATGGAATCATCACAGAAGAAGACAAAAAAGCAATAGTGGAAGTAAAGTGTCCATACTCAGGAAGGAATGAATCCATTAAACCAGGACCTCACTTCAACTTCCTTAAATATGATGAAAATGGACAGATTGTTCTCAATGTACATAGCAAGTACTATGACCAAATTCAGGGACAGATGCTTCTGTCAAAGCATCAGTTATgctattttgttgtttataccTCTGGCATATAG